The Fusobacterium varium genome contains the following window.
ATTCCTGCAAAATCAAGAGCAAAGTTTTTTATTGCATTATTACCTTGCTTATATTTATCCATATTGGCATAAGTAGTTAAAGTTCTTTCTCTAATGTCATTAGCGGCTATTTCAAATTCTTCCTCTACTTTTTCACTTCCTAATTTATCACTAACAACTCTCCCTAAGTCTGCTACTTTTCTAACTGTATTATTCCCTGCTATTCTTAAATTAGCATCTAAATACTCAAAAACATTTTTAGGCTCATTGTACTGATAGTAATTAAGCCAGTTTATATTTTTATTTTTTTCATTGTTAGAACTCATACATATCACCATCATCCTTTATTTCAGTTGTAGTTTCTGTTTCTTCTATCTGATTTGCTACAATTCTATTTATATTAAAGTTTTCTGCTTTTACAGGAACATAATTATATTTAACAGGTGCAACTCCAAGTTCATTTATATATTTCAATTTTTCTTTTAAATTATCATAATTCTCATCATCTTTTAAAAAAACTTGAATTACAGCACTTGGATTTAATTTTAAGCTTTTCTCATCTAAAATAGCATCTTCTAAATATAGTCCATAAATATAACTATTTAATGCTTGTTTTGCTTTTTCTGTTCCACCTAATGTTTGAAGTAAACTATCATATCTTTTTTTAGATTTTTTATTGAAAAAACTTTCTTTAACTTCTCCATCAAATTCAAATTCTTTCCCTTTATTTAATTTTTCTTGAACATCAAAATAGTTGTTGTCCTCTTCTCCCTTTAATAAAACAGTTGGATTTATTCTTAATTCTTTCCCAAGATGCTTTAAAACTCCGTTTCTTATTTCAATATTATCTCCAGCTACACCATTGGCATAATTATAAACAGCCTCTCTTATTGCAGAATTATTGGTATAACCATTGCTTTTATAAGTTTGAATGTCTTGCTTTACTTGATTAATATCTTCCTTTGCTATAATTTTACCTACTGAGTTATCATCAGCATTCCCAAGAACTTCCATATCTACACCATAGATTGTTTTAAGAGTGTAGTTGTCATTAACCATTTCATCAGTAGTATATTCTATTCCTGTTAATTCTTTAGCTAGTTTATAAGAGTCTCCACTTTTTATATATCTTCTTATTTTATTTTCTGTATTTAACAGTTGTTTTACATTTCTTTCTTTTGCTTTTGTATTCAATTCCATTTTTGTTAGTTCTCTAGTAGAAAAATTTTTAACATTATCATAAACATCATTTATTCTACTTTTAAAGAACTCTACTGATGTTTTAAACTCTTCATCAGTTTTGCTATATTTTATTTGTGATGCATAACTCTCAGCCATCTTAGTGAGTAAATTATCATTTTTTACCACACTCAATAAGTTATTTATCTTAGCTCTTTTCTGATCCAAGTTCATGCTTGAGTTAACTATCTCATTAATAGCCTTGTTAAACCTTCCCTCTTCCATTCTCATTACTCTCTCAGACACTAGCAATGATACCTCTGAGTCTGTCATCCCAGTTAATTTCTGTAAGTTGTCTGCCATATCTGTGAAGTCTTGAATTGCTAGTTCTGCACCTTTGACATCATTTAAAGATAAATCTGAACTAATTGCTACTCTTCTATCCATGTTAGCAATAATGTCATCAACTTGTTTTTCAATAACTACACCATTTCTTTTACTCATCATATCAACTAGAGTGAGTTCATCATTATTCCTTATTCTTCTAGCCATTAACTTTTTTTCATCAGCAGTTAAGTACTCACTCTTTAAAATCCTGCTCTCTTTCTCTCTTCTAATAGTTTCAAATTGTGTTAAAGCATTTCTATATCTTTCCTCATCTTTATAGAGAAGTGGGTCTGACAACACTTCTTTTTTAAACTGTAAGTCTTGTTCTTCTGCTGATAATAATAAATTTTGCTTTTCATTTTGTATTTTAGCCTCATCAGCTTTTTTTCCAATTTCTTCAAGAGCTGACAACATAGCAGCTCCTGATCCTCTATCTAGTAGATACTGACTTTGAGTATCTACATGAATACCTACTAAATTAGCCCCTGTTCTTTTATCTGCAACATATTGCTTTATAAAATTGTTTGCCATTTATTCCCTCCTACCATTTGAATTTATTTCCAGTTCCTGAAAATGTGTAGTTTCCTAGTGTCAAATTAGTATTACCAAATCCTGTACTTCCACCACTATTCCCTGTATTTAAAGTTAATTTATTATATAGTTGAGGGGCTTTAAATGTTTCTACTCCAAAGTTGCTAACTTCATTCCCTCCACCTGCAACAGATCCTCCACTTGCTCCATTTGCTCCTGCCGCATTCTCTGCTATTTTAGTTATACCTTCCATAATCATAGAATTAGCTTGTTGATCTGCTCTGATTTTATTTTTATTTATTCCTGAAATAGTAGAACTAAAATCAGTTCCTACTTGGTACATCTGCATGCTCATTTGATTTGATAACTCACTAATAGAAAAGCTTTGATGATCTATCATAGCTAATATATTTTCTTGCACTTCATTTTCCAACATCTTCTTTGAATCATCTTTGAAACTATCATTTTCTTTATCAATATTTTTTCTTTCTCCTAGCTGTATATTTAAGTTTGAAGATGCTTTCTCCATAGTGTCAATTAAATCTGCTCTCTGAGTTGCAAATCCTTTTAAAATACCTTCTAAGTTAGTTTTATAAGCTCTTTCTACTTCTTTTTTATTAACTTCAAATTGAATCTTTGCCGCTTCTCTTTCTTGCTTAGCTATATATTTAGAAGATTTTTTATTATTTATTCCATTTAAAATTAAAGATGCTCCAGCAGTAATTCCTATTATTGTTCCTGCTCCTATCATTTTAGCCTCCTTTTCTCCTAGTCAGATGCAATTTTAACCTTAGTATCTATCCCTAGAATTTCTAATACTTTATTATTTTCATTACTTAAAATTCTTATAGCATATCCATTATTCACTCTCTCAGATTGCTCACATTTGTAAGTACTGAAAAGATCATCATAAGCTTTATTTTGTAGAGGTGTATTAAAGATATATACCCCTTTAACAGCCTCTCTATCTTCATTCAATAGTTTCATGAATACTCTTTGAATTGTAGATGCATAATCATTGCTATAACTTCCACCCTTGCTTGTTTGCATATGTGGAGGATTTAGTTTTAAAACTGCCTCTGAGTAATTTAGTTCTGACTTTTCTAATATTGCATTATTGCAAATAAAATTCTCTCTATATCCAAATAACTCATTTGATGCATCAATGTCTAATGATGTCCTTCTAAATTGGTTATAATCTAAAGACTCATATAAATAGATCTCTTTTTTATTTAAGTTAGTTGCTATTAGTACTGTTCTACCTTCAATTGTTATTTTAGTTAATGCCCCCATTTTTCTAGTAATGTCATATTTTTCAGCATCATAAGTGCTATAACTTTCATAACCAAACGAGTTTGGAACTGCTTGCACACACTTCAATTTATTTTCCACTGTTAAATAAAAGAAATTATCCCCTACTAATTCACATTCATAACTACAAGGAACTTCTCCAGCTATAAATACACTGTAGTTACTATGAGTTAAAACTTTGCTGTATGAAATAACATACACTCCTTTATCAGTTGCAACATATAAAGCATTCCCTACCTTGCTTCTAAGAATGTTAGGTTTTTGATTATTGATTGGAGTAGGTTTAAAATAGAAAGGATCATCAGAATTTATTCCATTTCTAAAGTCAAAAAAGTTATCTTTTCTAGAAAAATAAAAAGTGTTATCTTTTATGATATAAAGCCTGTCCGAAAGCACTCCAACATCAGTAAAATTACTTTTTAACTCTTGTAATTTTCCATATACAAGGTCACCATTTATGTTTTTGATATTCATATTAGTAAAATAGCCACTTCCATATACTGAGTCATTTACCTCATCAGAAAAGGAAACGTTAGTATTGCCTAAAATATAGCTCTTATTATCCTCATTTTTGTTAAATCTATACAAAATTCCAAACATTAACCCCTCAGCTGGATCTTTAATGTCATCTTTATCAATAGAAGATTTATATTGTTTGTACACTCTTGCTAATTTCAAACCTGTTTCATACAAATATATCCCATCTTCTTTACTCTCTAACTTTGGATTTGTATAAGTACTAAGCATTGCAACTCTTAATTCGCTTCCAACTTTATAAACTTTATACACATCCAACTTTACATCATCTTTTTCAACAACTGGATATTCAAGTAATGATAAAAAATTACTCTGCCCAATGTTTCCTGTCTCAGCATTAAACTCAAAGACTTGAGGAGCAGAGGAACAGATTATTAAACTATCATCAAACATTTTCACATTTGTATTTTTAGCTATAGCTTTATTAAGATTGTGTTGCAGACTGTATAGGACTGTGTAATCTTCTTTATTTAGTGTGTAGACGTGTGTAGAGGTAACAACTATAAAGAAATTATATCTAGTGTCTAAAACCTCTATTATATCGCCTACAGGGATATTCTTCTTTATATACTTTTTAGCAAACTTTAAGTTTCCAAGTTCTGTAATTATAAAGTTTCTTATCTCTCTTGCTGACTGCTGATATATTTCAGACTCTCTTATTCCATTTAATCTTTCTCCAACTTCTCCATAAATGAAAAAGTTATTTCTATATATCATCTCATTAGCCATTATTTACCCCCATGGATTGTAATTAAAACCTTGTTGATTTATAATTTTACTTCTCTCTTTATACTCATCTTGTGAAAAAAGCTGGAATCTGTCTTGATATGCATTAAATGCAAGGCACATATCTTTACATAAAGATGCAACCATGTAATCAAATAGCTTGTCAGGATATTCTTTAACATCTATCTTTCTACAATATTGAATATTCAATTCACTTGATGAAGAATAAATAAACTCATTTTCTTCTCTATAATCATTATCAGCTCTTATTATATTTAAGCAGTCAACTGGAATATTGAATCTATTTTCTCTCATATCATTAGTTCCTGTACTTGTTAGTTTTGTAGTTACTGAGTTAAATAAAAAGGCTGTCTGTTTTGCCATATTATCAACAATCTTATCTAGCAAAGCTACTGCTGTAGTATACTCATCTGATTTATTATCATTGTATGCATTATTCTTTCCTAATCTGAAAAAAGCTGTTTTTATAACTTCCCCTTTATCAATCATTTTTTAGATCCTCCTTTCAAAAATGCACCCAAACAGGTGCATCTTCTACTTTTTATTTTTACTTTCTTGATACTGCTCTAACATATTTTTTAATTTTTCAGGAATTGGTATTCCACATATACTTGCATTTTCTAAGATAGAAAGCCCTTCATCGCTTAGTAGAACCCCTATTGTTAGAGTTCTAAGAGCAAATTTGTTATCAAATAATAAGTCTATCTGATGAGCTAGTACAATAAGTGCTATCATTACCATCTTTTTTAGAAGCC
Protein-coding sequences here:
- a CDS encoding phage holin family protein, which encodes MTFDEVIQILVDVFSIIGNKIVLIIGALISLFFYVIGGIDEMLEVLFILMTVDYFTGVAKAFIIEKANSKQGFKGLLKKMVMIALIVLAHQIDLLFDNKFALRTLTIGVLLSDEGLSILENASICGIPIPEKLKNMLEQYQESKNKK